The proteins below come from a single Bactrocera dorsalis isolate Fly_Bdor chromosome 5, ASM2337382v1, whole genome shotgun sequence genomic window:
- the LOC125778624 gene encoding tigger transposable element-derived protein 4-like, producing the protein MLWWQKQQGENYRYGCKQYEWFRKVEIASYRKSKNPGCFKGIKSLDVDYEYNKKAWMTSEIYDKWLKSLDKVFVAQNRKILLFVDNCPAHPKNVQANLKNIKLQYFPPNLTSVLQPMDQGIIQNLKQHYRKRIVMKVLAHMEEPTPTTVSLLDAIRDLNKTWNLGVKPQTISNCFRKAGFAKGELMQNATTDDWDEEDNLPLSELKQIWTTYRTAMGTDNVSFDDYVDTDHGVQTMGFPTDEDILDSVMENLVPSGKD; encoded by the exons ATGCTTTGGTGGCAAAAACAGCAAGGAGAGAATTACCGTTATGGTTGCAAGCAATATGAGTGGttcagaaaagttgaaattgctAGTTATCGGAAGTCAAAAAACCCAGGTTGTTTTAAGGGTATAAAATCACTTGATGTGGACTATGAGTACAACAAAAAAGCGTGGATGACAAGTGAAATTTATGATAAGTGGCTCAAAAGTCTAGATAAAGTCTTTGTTGCCCAAAATAGGAAAATACTACTGTTCGTTGACAATTGTCCGGCACATCCTAAAAATGTACAAGCaaacttaaaaaacattaaactgcAATATTTTCCTCCTAATTTGACGTCTGTTCTACAACCAATGGACCAAGGGATTATTCAAAATCTCAAGCAACATTATAGAAAACGAATTGTGATGAAAGTTTTGGCCCATATGGAAGAACCAACTCCTACGACTGTGTCCTTACTTGATGCAATCAGGGATCTAAACAAAACCTGGAATTTGGGTGTAAAACCACAAACAATCAGCAATTGTTTTAGAAAGGCTGGTTTTGCTAAAGGTGAGTTAATGCAGAATGCTACTACGGATGACTGGGATGAAGAAGACAATCTTCCATTGTCTGAATTGAAACAAATTTGGACCACATATCGAACGGCAATGGGAACCGATAATGTGTCTTTTGATGATTACGTCGATACTGACCATGGTGTGCAAACAATGGGATTCCCAACAGATGAAGACATTTTAGATAGCGTCATGGAAAATCTAGTTCCTTCTGGAAAAG ACTAA
- the LOC105232722 gene encoding uncharacterized protein LOC105232722 — MLLPEKSPAAHWRSFVDLMMAPVSPKNLRLSAILIGIYQLLVAHLLLFLVLLGLAHAEQMKTMLAMDIEDQKDNGFYDMSPFRNQLRLRTASQLVSVTEMLLYILTAVASVYLLSTIALFAGIFKNRSEFVLPWLVVEFIFIVSAAVLVFWLQNEKFVDIIGGKIYYFMICFTVLSFDCLMWYIIHSFYQRLRTMNKLREIATVAIPCPPPGSIPFHFRRENMYLGSNGYKHILSESPDGNY, encoded by the exons ATGTTGCTGCCCGAGAAGTCGCCCGCTGCCCATTGGCGCTCCTTTGTGGACCTAATGATGGCACCAGTGTCGCCGAAAAATCTTCGTCTGTCGGCCATACTGATTGGCATTTACCAACTG CTTGTCGCCCATTTGTTACTCTTCCTGGTGCTTTTGGGTCTGGCCCATGCGGAACAAATGAAAACTATGCTCGCAATGGATATTGAGGATCAAAAGGATAATGGCTTTTATGACATGTCACCGTTTCGCAATCAATTGCGTCTGCGCACCGCCTCCCAGCTCGTTTCCGTTACCGAAATGTTGCTCTACATACTGACTGCAGTGGCTTCGGTTTATTTGCTCAGCACGATCGCTCTTTTTGCAGGCATATTTAAGAATCGCTCGGAATTCGTACTTCCGTGGTTGGTGGTTGAGTTTATATTCATTGTATCGGCTGCGGTGTTGGTATTTTGGTTACAGAATGAGAAGTTTGTCGACATCATTGGAGGCAAAATATATTACT TTATGATATGCTTCACGGTGCTGTCTTTCGATTGCTTGATGTGGTACATCATACATTCTTTTTATCAAAGGCTACGGACCATGAACAAGTTGCGGGAGATTGCTACTGTCGCAATACCCTGCCCGCCACCTGGATCG ATACCCTTCCATTTCCGGCGGGAGAACATGTATCTTGGCAGCAACGGCTACAAGCATATACTCTCTGAATCACCCGATGGaaactattaa